In one window of Spartinivicinus poritis DNA:
- a CDS encoding substrate-binding periplasmic protein yields the protein MLRLILLWFVIVATAGFLQQASAQQEFLIVGEEWPPFEFKDGEEVVGIDVDIVTHIFKEMNIPVTFKMLPWKRAWSMVEEGKADAVFSTSFKEKRVPYLIYPKEHMWMSEFVFFNNAANRLSQFEGYKTVVEKDLKVGIINGNSYHPSFWQAFPYQDGSTEYNEDKISQLNKQLKGAVDIKVNFKKLASNRIDVFAADKVIGQFTAKLLGLNKKISFYDVALYSKPYPMPFVKKSKYPNIEKVAMEFEKRLKALKTSGQYQVIMDKWLK from the coding sequence ATGCTTAGGTTAATCTTATTATGGTTTGTCATAGTGGCTACTGCTGGTTTTCTGCAGCAGGCAAGTGCGCAGCAGGAGTTCCTCATTGTCGGTGAGGAGTGGCCTCCTTTCGAGTTTAAAGATGGAGAAGAGGTGGTAGGTATTGATGTAGATATTGTCACCCATATTTTTAAGGAGATGAATATCCCCGTAACCTTTAAAATGCTGCCATGGAAGCGTGCTTGGAGTATGGTGGAAGAGGGAAAAGCAGATGCTGTTTTCTCGACGAGCTTTAAGGAAAAAAGGGTGCCTTATCTAATTTATCCTAAAGAACATATGTGGATGAGTGAGTTTGTATTTTTCAATAATGCCGCTAATCGACTGAGCCAATTTGAAGGCTATAAAACCGTTGTGGAAAAGGATCTAAAAGTAGGAATTATCAACGGTAATTCTTATCATCCCAGCTTTTGGCAAGCGTTTCCTTATCAGGATGGCTCTACTGAGTACAATGAAGACAAAATATCGCAATTAAATAAGCAATTAAAAGGGGCCGTTGATATAAAAGTCAATTTTAAAAAGCTTGCTTCTAATAGAATTGATGTATTTGCTGCAGACAAGGTGATTGGGCAATTTACAGCAAAATTACTGGGGCTTAATAAGAAAATTAGTTTTTATGATGTGGCTCTGTACTCAAAGCCTTACCCCATGCCATTTGTGAAAAAATCCAAGTATCCCAATATTGAAAAAGTGGCAATGGAGTTTGAGAAGCGATTGAAGGCATTAAAAACCAGTGGTCAATATCAGGTGATTATGGATAAGTGGTTGAAGTAA
- the fabB gene encoding beta-ketoacyl-ACP synthase I has protein sequence MKRVVITGLGITSCLGNDKEAVLKSLKEGRSGIKFNPAYEEMGFRSHVSGSVDLDLSAHIDRKQIRFMGKAAAYAYLAMKQAIEDAGLSEEQVSNHRTGLIAGSGGASSENIVEAADILREKGIKRVGPYRVPRTMGSTVSACLATPFKIKGINYSITSACATSAHCIGNAVEQIQMGKQDIVFAGGGEEEHWSQTALFDAMGALSTKYNATPEKASRPYDASRDGFVIAGGGGMVVVEELEHALARGAKIYAEVVGYGATSDGYDMVAPSGEGAIRCMQQALATVDTPIDYINVHGTSTPVGDITEVNGMKTVFGDQLPKFSSTKSLSGHSLGAAGVHEAIYSLLMMENNFITGSANVETPDEGVNGLPLVTKAEAATLNTVMSNSFGFGGTNASLILRRYEK, from the coding sequence ATGAAACGAGTAGTGATTACTGGCTTAGGCATTACATCTTGTTTAGGTAATGATAAAGAAGCGGTCCTTAAGTCTTTAAAAGAAGGTCGCTCAGGTATTAAATTCAACCCTGCATACGAAGAGATGGGCTTTCGCAGTCATGTTTCTGGCAGTGTAGATCTTGACCTAAGTGCTCATATTGATAGAAAACAAATCCGCTTTATGGGTAAAGCAGCTGCTTATGCTTATTTAGCAATGAAACAAGCCATCGAAGATGCAGGTTTATCTGAAGAGCAAGTATCCAACCACCGTACTGGATTAATTGCAGGTTCAGGCGGAGCATCTTCTGAAAATATCGTTGAAGCAGCTGATATTTTACGTGAAAAAGGCATAAAGCGAGTCGGTCCCTACCGAGTCCCTAGAACCATGGGTTCAACCGTTTCTGCCTGCTTGGCTACCCCTTTCAAAATTAAAGGTATCAACTACTCAATTACCTCCGCTTGTGCTACCAGTGCTCACTGTATTGGTAATGCGGTTGAGCAAATCCAGATGGGCAAGCAAGACATTGTCTTTGCTGGCGGTGGTGAAGAAGAGCACTGGTCTCAAACTGCCTTATTTGATGCCATGGGTGCCCTTTCAACTAAATATAATGCAACACCAGAAAAAGCATCACGCCCTTATGATGCCAGTCGCGATGGTTTTGTTATTGCAGGTGGTGGCGGTATGGTCGTGGTTGAAGAGCTTGAGCATGCCTTGGCCCGTGGTGCCAAAATTTATGCTGAAGTGGTTGGCTATGGTGCAACATCTGACGGCTATGACATGGTTGCTCCATCAGGAGAAGGCGCCATTCGTTGTATGCAACAAGCATTAGCTACCGTTGATACGCCAATTGATTACATTAACGTACACGGTACCAGTACTCCAGTAGGCGATATCACCGAAGTTAACGGTATGAAAACCGTATTTGGTGATCAACTACCTAAGTTTAGCTCCACTAAATCTTTATCTGGTCACTCATTAGGTGCTGCTGGTGTCCATGAAGCCATTTATAGCTTGTTGATGATGGAAAATAACTTCATTACAGGCTCTGCTAATGTCGAAACTCCCGATGAAGGGGTTAACGGCTTGCCATTAGTCACTAAAGCAGAGGCAGCCACGTTAAATACGGTGATGTCCAATAGCTTTGGCTTTGGCGGCACTAATGCCTCGCTTATTTTGCGTCGCTATGAAAAGTAA
- the fabA gene encoding 3-hydroxyacyl-[acyl-carrier-protein] dehydratase FabA produces the protein MTRKHAFTREELLQCGRGELFGPGNAQLPTPNMLMIDRITHIDEVGGAYGKGEIIAELDINPDLWFFSCHFPGDPVMPGCLGLDAMWQLVGFFLGWKGFPGRGRALGSGEVKFTGQILPTHKKVTYHINLKRVISRKLILGIADGSVSVDGEQIYTADTLRVGLFTSTDSF, from the coding sequence ATGACCCGTAAACATGCTTTTACCCGTGAAGAACTACTCCAATGTGGCCGTGGCGAATTATTCGGTCCGGGTAATGCACAATTACCAACCCCCAATATGCTGATGATTGATCGAATCACCCATATTGATGAAGTCGGTGGCGCCTATGGCAAGGGTGAAATTATTGCCGAACTCGACATTAATCCCGACTTATGGTTTTTTTCCTGCCATTTCCCAGGTGATCCCGTCATGCCCGGTTGCTTAGGGTTAGATGCCATGTGGCAGCTGGTGGGTTTTTTCTTAGGTTGGAAAGGTTTTCCAGGTCGTGGCAGAGCGCTTGGCAGCGGTGAAGTCAAGTTTACTGGCCAAATTTTACCCACCCATAAAAAAGTGACTTACCATATTAATCTGAAGCGGGTTATTTCTCGTAAATTGATTCTTGGTATCGCTGACGGTAGTGTAAGCGTTGATGGTGAACAAATTTACACAGCCGACACTTTGCGAGTAGGCTTGTTTACATCCACTGACTCATTTTAA